A region of Planococcus sp. MSAK28401 DNA encodes the following proteins:
- the kynU gene encoding kynureninase, which produces MQRDQRDSLAKFKEEFFVEPGTIYMDGNSLGLMSKRAEVKLVALMDSWKQFGIEGWTEGEHPWFTLAETLSEKAAPLFGAKSHEVMVTGSITSNIHQMLSTVYAPTEERFVILVDELNFPSDIYAVESHLRLRGQDPAIAMRKVPSRDGYTLELEDILAEMKDDVAVLLLPSVLYRSGQLLPLREITQAAHKHNIIAGFDLAHSAGAMPHNLHEDGVDFAVWCHYKYMNSGPGGTGGLYLHERHHDLNPGIAGWFGSDKAKQFDMDHSFTKAEGAGAYQVGTPNIFSMAPLIGSLELFEEAGIEEIRNKSLELTTMLRERLAALVPSLIDVTPKADEQRGGHIALAHPEAARICKALKKAGIVPDFRAPDIIRLAPIAFYTSFEDVEKVALALKDIIEHELYKEFSNERNVVA; this is translated from the coding sequence ATGCAGAGAGACCAACGAGATTCATTGGCTAAATTCAAGGAAGAGTTTTTCGTGGAACCAGGAACGATTTATATGGATGGGAATTCACTCGGCCTGATGTCAAAGCGTGCTGAAGTAAAGCTGGTTGCACTGATGGACAGCTGGAAGCAGTTCGGTATCGAAGGCTGGACAGAAGGTGAACACCCTTGGTTTACGCTGGCAGAGACGCTGAGCGAGAAAGCGGCGCCATTATTCGGCGCGAAATCACATGAAGTGATGGTCACCGGCTCGATTACGTCGAATATCCACCAGATGCTGTCGACGGTTTATGCGCCGACAGAGGAGCGTTTTGTCATCTTGGTCGATGAGCTGAATTTTCCGTCTGACATTTATGCAGTAGAGAGCCATTTGCGCCTGCGCGGGCAAGATCCGGCCATCGCCATGCGCAAAGTACCAAGCCGCGACGGCTACACGCTCGAGCTGGAAGATATTTTAGCTGAAATGAAAGACGATGTTGCGGTCTTGTTGTTGCCGTCGGTCCTTTACCGAAGCGGGCAATTGCTGCCGCTCCGTGAGATTACGCAAGCTGCACACAAGCACAACATCATCGCGGGATTCGACTTGGCTCACTCGGCAGGTGCCATGCCGCATAATTTGCATGAGGACGGCGTGGATTTTGCTGTCTGGTGCCATTACAAATACATGAATTCGGGCCCCGGCGGGACAGGCGGCTTGTATTTGCATGAACGCCATCACGATTTGAACCCAGGGATAGCCGGCTGGTTCGGTTCGGACAAGGCGAAGCAATTCGACATGGACCACAGTTTCACGAAGGCTGAAGGCGCCGGTGCTTATCAGGTCGGCACGCCGAATATTTTCAGCATGGCACCGCTGATTGGCAGCCTGGAATTATTCGAAGAAGCGGGAATCGAGGAAATCCGCAACAAATCGCTGGAGTTGACGACGATGCTGCGCGAGAGGCTTGCGGCGCTCGTCCCTTCTTTAATAGATGTCACGCCAAAAGCGGATGAGCAGCGCGGCGGCCATATCGCGCTTGCGCACCCGGAGGCGGCGCGTATTTGCAAGGCGTTGAAGAAAGCAGGGATCGTTCCGGACTTCCGTGCACCGGATATAATCCGCCTTGCGCCGATCGCTTTTTACACGAGCTTTGAAGATGTGGAGAAAGTAGCGCTCGCTTTGAAGGATATTATCGAGCACGAGCTTTACAAAGAATTCAGCAACGAACGAAATGTGGTGGCCTAA
- the kynB gene encoding arylformamidase, whose product MAKSIIDISMALDNSTPEWPGDTPFSYRLSVTKEQSGSVNIGELKSSTHIGTHIDAPFHYDENGLKTDELPLDVYLTTAQVMDVSGQEHVQLADLDELAHGVNAVLLKTAAWQDRSAFPGAWPVFDPAIAEWMKDKGVRLLGVDVPSVDPETSKELPMHHAMNRNERFILEGIVLDEVPSGVYKLAALPLKIRGGEGSPVRAVLYAE is encoded by the coding sequence ATGGCAAAATCGATCATAGACATTTCGATGGCACTGGACAATTCAACTCCTGAATGGCCGGGGGATACGCCGTTTTCCTATCGTTTATCGGTCACGAAAGAGCAAAGCGGCTCGGTGAATATCGGTGAACTCAAGTCAAGTACGCATATCGGCACGCATATCGACGCGCCATTCCATTATGATGAAAATGGCTTGAAGACTGATGAATTGCCGCTTGATGTATATTTGACGACAGCCCAAGTGATGGACGTATCGGGTCAGGAACATGTGCAATTGGCTGATCTGGATGAGCTCGCGCATGGTGTCAATGCTGTGCTGTTGAAGACGGCCGCATGGCAAGACCGCAGCGCGTTTCCTGGCGCTTGGCCGGTATTCGACCCGGCGATCGCCGAGTGGATGAAGGATAAAGGCGTCCGCCTGCTCGGCGTCGATGTGCCATCAGTAGATCCTGAGACGAGCAAAGAGTTGCCGATGCATCATGCGATGAACCGCAACGAGCGCTTTATCTTGGAAGGCATTGTGTTGGATGAGGTCCCGTCAGGTGTCTACAAACTTGCTGCATTGCCATTGAAGATCCGCGGCGGGGAAGGAAGCCCGGTGCGTGCCGTACTTTACGCAGAATAA
- a CDS encoding arsenate reductase has protein sequence MPRHTVYFLSSHQHRGLMAEIWASRLMLPDWDIRSAAWNQPSFNDIPIEVLKEIILEIPPVEQRVYNPDEVKQADLIIALHDGEFEQADIPDDLPMQKLVRWDIPNPEIRSTDNDEKWALYQEVCDAIAMNIKQMEPILRSQPTQ, from the coding sequence ATGCCGAGACATACTGTATATTTTCTATCATCACATCAACATCGCGGGCTGATGGCTGAAATTTGGGCGAGCCGCTTAATGTTGCCGGACTGGGACATCAGAAGTGCGGCATGGAACCAACCATCTTTCAACGACATTCCGATAGAAGTCCTCAAAGAAATCATCTTGGAGATTCCGCCAGTTGAGCAGCGCGTGTACAATCCGGACGAAGTGAAACAGGCGGATTTGATTATTGCCCTGCATGACGGGGAATTTGAGCAAGCTGATATACCCGACGATTTGCCGATGCAGAAATTGGTGCGCTGGGATATCCCAAACCCCGAAATCCGCAGCACGGACAATGACGAGAAATGGGCTTTATACCAGGAAGTTTGCGATGCCATTGCGATGAACATCAAACAAATGGAACCGATTCTCAGGTCGCAGCCTACACAATGA
- a CDS encoding universal stress protein, whose protein sequence is MYKNIAIAYDGSEGSRLALDKGIELSKILPGAKLTVIYVNEEAQERTGYMDVGRASAPVTSANVDSSYAQFMPQGIGDDGYRPPQEVDTARASEYSKHMHNSIQQQLDAKNAEASVLALEGPVIKTIIGFVDEQNIDLLIVGNSGKSGLQKFFVGSISSKLIKDSNSTVLVVK, encoded by the coding sequence ATGTACAAGAATATTGCAATTGCATATGACGGGTCGGAAGGCAGCCGGTTGGCACTGGATAAAGGCATAGAACTTTCCAAGATTCTTCCAGGCGCTAAACTAACAGTCATCTACGTCAACGAAGAAGCGCAAGAACGCACAGGCTATATGGATGTCGGACGTGCTTCCGCACCAGTTACTTCTGCAAATGTCGACAGTTCATACGCACAGTTCATGCCACAGGGAATCGGCGACGACGGCTACCGGCCGCCGCAGGAAGTGGATACGGCCCGCGCTTCGGAATATTCGAAGCATATGCACAACTCCATACAGCAGCAACTTGACGCCAAAAATGCCGAAGCTTCCGTCCTTGCACTGGAAGGTCCGGTCATCAAGACAATCATCGGATTTGTCGATGAACAAAACATCGATCTACTGATTGTCGGCAATAGCGGGAAATCCGGATTGCAGAAGTTTTTTGTCGGTTCTATCAGCAGCAAGCTGATCAAAGATTCGAATTCTACTGTTCTTGTGGTGAAATGA
- a CDS encoding ABC transporter ATP-binding protein: protein MFDVLWKLKWFFKENWLRYTIAVVLLFVANILEIVPPWLIGVAIDAIAQQELTSELLWQYVVVLLVAMVLAYVINFVWQYQLFGGAYVIERQLRSSLMGHFLKMTPTFYEKNRTGDLMARSTNDLKAISETAGFGILTLVDSTLYMATIVVAMGILVSWELTFLAILPLPVLAIVVQLLGKKIHERYTLAQDAFGDMNDSVLESVGGVRVVRAYVQERSSEKEFQEMTQDVYEKNMAVERIDALFAPVTKVLTGISYVIGLGYGAFLVSEGTMTLGDLVAFNVYLGMIVWPMFAIGELINILQRGNASIDRVNETLDYEEDMVDPKTTKETGNPDHIGFRDFGFKYPQSTSINLQGINLSMNSGQTLGIVGKTGSGKTTFVKQLLKEYPTGEGSLTMNGIEINELSKAQLRDWVGYVPQDHVLFSRTILENILFGKADATEEEVSEAIKLSYFEKDLAMLPNGLETLVGEKGVALSGGQKQRISIARAIIKNPEILILDDSLSAVDAKTEAKIIENIQRERAGKTTIITTHRLSAVKHADWIVVLDDGRIIEEGTHEKLVAKQGWYHEQFLRQQIGEVQ, encoded by the coding sequence ATGTTTGATGTTTTATGGAAATTAAAATGGTTTTTTAAAGAAAACTGGCTGCGCTATACAATCGCAGTGGTGCTCTTATTTGTAGCGAATATCCTCGAGATCGTCCCGCCATGGCTGATTGGGGTAGCGATCGACGCCATCGCCCAGCAGGAGCTGACCAGTGAACTGCTGTGGCAGTATGTGGTCGTTTTACTGGTAGCGATGGTGCTAGCTTATGTCATTAATTTCGTCTGGCAATACCAATTATTCGGCGGGGCGTATGTCATCGAACGGCAGTTGCGCTCGAGTTTAATGGGGCATTTCCTCAAGATGACGCCGACTTTTTATGAAAAGAACCGGACGGGGGATTTGATGGCCCGTTCGACCAATGATTTAAAGGCAATTTCCGAAACGGCAGGATTCGGGATCTTGACACTTGTTGATTCGACTTTATACATGGCAACAATTGTCGTGGCGATGGGGATTCTCGTCTCTTGGGAATTGACGTTTTTAGCCATTTTGCCATTGCCGGTCCTCGCGATTGTCGTCCAATTGCTCGGCAAGAAAATCCACGAGCGCTATACCTTGGCGCAGGACGCGTTCGGCGATATGAATGACAGCGTCCTGGAATCGGTCGGCGGCGTCCGCGTCGTCAGGGCGTATGTGCAGGAACGTTCATCTGAAAAGGAATTCCAGGAAATGACGCAGGATGTCTATGAAAAGAATATGGCAGTCGAGCGCATCGATGCGCTGTTCGCGCCAGTCACAAAAGTATTGACGGGCATCAGTTATGTCATCGGCCTCGGCTATGGTGCGTTTCTAGTTTCCGAAGGGACGATGACTTTGGGCGATTTAGTCGCTTTCAACGTTTATCTCGGCATGATCGTCTGGCCGATGTTTGCGATTGGTGAATTGATCAATATCCTGCAGCGCGGCAACGCATCGATCGACCGTGTCAATGAAACTTTGGATTACGAAGAAGACATGGTCGACCCGAAAACGACAAAAGAAACCGGGAACCCAGATCACATCGGATTCCGCGATTTCGGCTTCAAGTACCCACAGTCGACATCGATCAACCTGCAAGGTATTAATTTATCGATGAACAGTGGGCAGACGCTCGGCATCGTCGGCAAGACAGGGAGCGGCAAAACGACATTCGTCAAACAGCTGCTGAAGGAATACCCGACAGGCGAAGGGTCCTTGACGATGAACGGCATTGAAATCAACGAACTGAGCAAGGCGCAATTGCGTGATTGGGTCGGCTATGTCCCGCAGGATCATGTCCTATTTTCGCGCACCATCCTCGAGAACATCCTGTTCGGGAAAGCGGATGCAACGGAAGAGGAAGTGTCCGAAGCCATCAAGCTGTCCTATTTCGAGAAGGATTTGGCAATGCTGCCGAACGGTCTCGAAACGCTAGTTGGCGAAAAAGGCGTCGCGCTATCGGGCGGGCAAAAGCAGCGCATTTCCATTGCGCGGGCAATCATCAAAAATCCGGAAATTCTCATTTTGGATGATTCCCTATCGGCGGTCGATGCCAAGACGGAAGCCAAGATTATCGAGAACATCCAACGTGAACGGGCAGGCAAAACAACAATTATCACGACGCACCGATTGTCTGCCGTCAAACACGCCGATTGGATTGTCGTGCTGGATGATGGGCGCATCATCGAAGAAGGCACACACGAAAAATTAGTGGCAAAACAAGGCTGGTATCATGAACAATTCCTCCGCCAGCAAATCGGGGAGGTGCAATAA
- a CDS encoding ABC transporter ATP-binding protein, whose translation MGTGKRLTNYALQFKSVIIWGLVFLAVAVAADLAAPLIAMEIIDEHISGAGEIEFGPIAQLLALFFGLSVVTAVFRYLQYILLQKGANRVIRKMRTDVFEQVQRLPISYFDNLPAGKVVARITNDTEAIRELFVTVLAQFATSFMYMAGIYAALFYLDWRMAAIAFVLVPLLYGWMLIYRKYASNFNHIVREKVSEMNAMINESIQGMSIIQAFRREKQMKGEFEELNQKHFKFQQKLLVLEAAASHNMVGVLRSIIFVLFIWYFGGASMTGNTVVTVGVLYAFVDYIIRLFNPISGIVNQFSRLEQSLVAAERVFRLLDRPGEPVSDERVERYQGNVSFEHVWFAYKDEEYVLKDLSFEAKQGETVALVGHTGSGKSSIMNLLFRFYDATKGQILIDGVNVNDLPRQAVREHMGIVLQDPYLFTGTIESNITLGDERVSREKAQAALAAVGGERVTKHLPNGIDEPVVEKGSTLSSGQRQLVSFARALAFDPAILILDEATSNIDTETEEIIQHAMDVLKKGRTTFIIAHRLSTIKNADRILVLDRGEIAESGTHDQLMDHDGIYHQMYRIQSGMASTQNVG comes from the coding sequence ATGGGGACAGGAAAACGATTAACGAATTACGCATTGCAATTTAAGAGCGTCATCATTTGGGGCTTGGTGTTCCTAGCAGTCGCGGTAGCCGCCGATTTGGCCGCTCCACTGATTGCCATGGAAATCATCGATGAACACATTTCGGGAGCCGGAGAAATCGAATTCGGCCCGATCGCACAGCTGTTGGCCTTGTTCTTCGGCTTATCGGTCGTCACGGCAGTGTTCCGCTATTTGCAGTACATCTTGCTGCAAAAAGGCGCGAACCGTGTCATCCGTAAAATGAGGACCGATGTCTTCGAGCAGGTCCAACGTTTGCCGATCAGCTATTTCGATAATTTGCCGGCAGGGAAAGTGGTCGCGCGCATCACCAACGATACCGAAGCGATCCGCGAGCTATTTGTCACGGTGCTTGCGCAATTCGCGACCAGCTTCATGTATATGGCAGGAATCTATGCCGCCCTTTTCTATCTGGACTGGCGCATGGCGGCGATTGCCTTCGTGCTCGTGCCGCTCTTGTATGGATGGATGCTCATTTACCGGAAATATGCTTCGAACTTCAATCATATTGTCCGGGAAAAAGTCAGTGAAATGAATGCCATGATCAATGAGTCAATCCAGGGCATGAGCATTATCCAGGCGTTCCGCCGCGAGAAGCAGATGAAAGGTGAATTTGAAGAGCTCAACCAAAAGCACTTCAAATTCCAGCAGAAATTATTGGTGCTAGAAGCAGCCGCCTCGCATAATATGGTCGGCGTCTTGCGCTCGATAATCTTCGTATTATTTATCTGGTACTTCGGCGGGGCTTCCATGACCGGTAACACGGTTGTCACAGTAGGCGTTCTGTACGCATTTGTCGACTACATCATCCGGCTGTTCAATCCGATCAGCGGCATCGTCAACCAATTCAGCCGTCTGGAACAATCACTTGTGGCAGCTGAGCGCGTGTTCCGCTTGCTCGACCGCCCCGGGGAACCGGTCAGCGATGAGCGGGTCGAACGCTACCAGGGAAATGTGAGTTTTGAACATGTATGGTTTGCATACAAAGACGAGGAATATGTTTTGAAGGATTTATCTTTCGAAGCGAAACAAGGGGAGACTGTCGCACTTGTCGGGCATACGGGATCAGGTAAAAGTTCGATCATGAACTTGCTGTTCCGCTTTTACGACGCGACCAAAGGGCAGATCTTAATCGACGGCGTCAATGTCAATGACTTGCCAAGGCAGGCGGTGCGTGAACACATGGGCATCGTGTTGCAGGATCCGTATTTGTTCACCGGAACGATCGAATCCAATATCACGCTTGGAGACGAACGCGTCAGCCGTGAAAAAGCACAAGCAGCACTTGCAGCAGTCGGCGGCGAGCGCGTCACGAAGCATTTGCCGAATGGCATCGATGAGCCGGTTGTGGAAAAAGGCAGCACGCTTTCTTCCGGACAGCGCCAGCTCGTGTCATTTGCCCGGGCACTGGCATTCGATCCGGCGATTTTGATCCTGGATGAAGCCACATCGAATATCGATACCGAAACAGAGGAAATCATCCAACATGCGATGGATGTCTTGAAGAAAGGCCGGACGACGTTCATCATTGCCCACCGCTTGTCGACCATCAAGAATGCAGACCGCATCTTGGTGCTAGACCGTGGTGAAATCGCTGAATCCGGCACGCACGATCAATTGATGGATCACGATGGCATTTATCACCAGATGTACCGCATTCAATCAGGGATGGCTTCTACCCAGAACGTTGGGTAA
- a CDS encoding YheE family protein, whose translation MLQHFKFKPMFEDSRLPGWNISFFYRNERIRGEYHPDGSIVWQSAPPQDEEAIKKMVHELMLYHVYD comes from the coding sequence ATGCTGCAGCATTTTAAATTCAAGCCGATGTTCGAGGACAGCCGGCTGCCCGGCTGGAACATCTCATTCTTTTACCGCAATGAACGCATTCGCGGCGAGTATCATCCGGACGGCTCGATTGTGTGGCAATCCGCTCCGCCACAGGACGAGGAAGCCATCAAAAAAATGGTCCATGAGCTGATGCTCTATCATGTATACGACTGA
- a CDS encoding DUF445 domain-containing protein, with amino-acid sequence MNILLTLMLMALIGALIGGMTNHLAIKMLFWPYEAKYIGKFRLPFTPGLIPKRRDELSRQLGRTVVEHLLTPETFKKRFFNEAMHKKTENWLNRQLDLHLFSSPRTFNEWLDLANQQDIDRKLEAKLDGLVDRNRDAIDDYIAGKTVRELLPDAWKPGIEEKIFGGVKYAIDRGSDYFASPAGRQTVKSLLDEFLVSRGRFGSVLHNLFGDSQSITNKTQSEIIKFLNSPKTFELLGTLAFREWEKLQDKRADELLKEFDAEPAIAAIKQYVRDQARISARLDASLAETWPRGLEWTSVNITPLITDFAFEMGEQKLEETILKIDMENMVRQQVDSLPLSRLEELVLGISRREFKMITVLGAFLGGFIGILQGLLVTVLNLG; translated from the coding sequence TTGAATATTCTACTGACATTAATGCTGATGGCTTTGATCGGTGCCTTAATTGGCGGCATGACCAACCATTTGGCGATCAAAATGCTGTTCTGGCCATACGAAGCGAAATACATCGGCAAGTTCCGTCTGCCGTTTACGCCAGGGCTGATTCCGAAGCGCCGGGATGAATTGTCGCGCCAGCTCGGCCGTACCGTGGTCGAACATTTACTGACTCCGGAAACGTTTAAGAAGCGATTTTTCAATGAAGCGATGCATAAGAAAACCGAGAATTGGCTCAATCGCCAATTGGACTTGCATCTGTTTTCCTCACCCCGCACGTTCAACGAATGGCTGGACCTTGCCAATCAGCAAGATATTGACAGAAAGCTTGAAGCGAAGCTCGACGGGTTGGTTGACCGCAACCGGGACGCCATAGATGACTACATCGCCGGGAAAACTGTCCGGGAATTGCTTCCGGATGCCTGGAAGCCGGGAATCGAGGAAAAGATTTTTGGCGGCGTCAAATACGCCATCGACAGAGGCTCGGACTATTTTGCTTCGCCTGCAGGGCGCCAGACCGTCAAAAGTTTGCTGGATGAATTTCTGGTATCGCGCGGCCGTTTCGGGTCCGTGCTCCACAATTTGTTCGGCGATTCCCAGTCGATCACGAATAAGACCCAATCGGAGATCATCAAATTTCTTAATTCCCCAAAAACCTTTGAACTGCTCGGCACCTTGGCATTCCGTGAGTGGGAAAAGCTGCAGGACAAGCGCGCGGATGAACTCTTGAAGGAATTCGACGCCGAGCCGGCGATTGCGGCCATCAAGCAATATGTCCGCGACCAGGCCCGCATTTCGGCAAGACTAGACGCATCACTTGCAGAGACATGGCCTCGGGGGTTAGAATGGACAAGTGTCAATATTACGCCTCTCATTACGGACTTCGCGTTTGAAATGGGAGAGCAGAAGTTAGAAGAGACCATATTGAAAATCGACATGGAAAATATGGTCAGACAGCAAGTCGATTCTCTGCCGCTCAGCCGATTGGAAGAATTGGTGCTCGGGATTTCACGGAGAGAATTCAAGATGATCACGGTACTGGGCGCATTTCTGGGGGGCTTTATCGGCATACTCCAGGGTTTGCTCGTCACAGTGCTGAATTTAGGGTAG
- a CDS encoding YlbF family regulator produces the protein MAVNIYDDINKLESSFRSTEEFQKLQEAVAQVTADSEANELFKKFRDLQVTLQQKQQQGEEITEEEMMGAQATAQAAQENPKILSMLEAEMALSQMIEEVNRVLIKPVQELYESM, from the coding sequence ATGGCAGTAAATATTTATGACGACATCAACAAATTAGAATCATCGTTCCGTTCAACAGAGGAATTTCAAAAACTTCAAGAAGCGGTTGCACAAGTAACGGCAGATAGCGAAGCGAACGAATTGTTCAAGAAATTCCGTGACCTGCAAGTTACATTGCAGCAAAAACAACAGCAAGGCGAAGAGATCACTGAAGAAGAAATGATGGGTGCTCAAGCGACAGCGCAAGCTGCTCAGGAAAACCCGAAAATCTTGTCTATGCTCGAAGCTGAAATGGCCCTTAGCCAAATGATCGAAGAAGTAAACCGTGTTTTGATCAAGCCAGTACAAGAACTTTACGAAAGCATGTAA
- a CDS encoding enoyl-CoA hydratase yields MYQTIMLKKDGRLAYLVLNRPDSMNAMNAKMMGELADCFESLKNDHSVHALIIYGTGRAFSAGGDIKEMVDPENPMNIDAVMEDVSRLAKALYTLPQVTIAAVHGASAGLGFSMALACDHVVAEESSKLAMNFIGIGLIPDGGGHFFLKERVGVPRAKQLIWAGQVLKAHDALAKGLIEEVTAEGRGLEQAEKYAHEVLASPVAAMLKSKEILHGMKLSELDEVLAGEAAGQSAMRKTADHLEGIQAFVEKRKPTFKGK; encoded by the coding sequence ATGTATCAAACGATTATGCTGAAAAAAGATGGGCGTTTGGCGTACTTGGTGCTGAACCGTCCGGATTCAATGAATGCAATGAACGCGAAAATGATGGGAGAGCTCGCAGATTGCTTTGAAAGCTTGAAAAATGACCATTCGGTTCACGCGCTGATCATTTATGGAACGGGAAGGGCATTTTCTGCCGGGGGCGATATTAAGGAAATGGTCGATCCGGAAAACCCGATGAACATCGATGCGGTCATGGAAGACGTCAGCCGCCTGGCAAAAGCGCTTTATACCTTGCCGCAAGTAACAATTGCGGCTGTGCACGGCGCTTCTGCAGGGCTCGGGTTCAGCATGGCGCTTGCCTGCGACCATGTAGTAGCGGAAGAAAGCAGCAAATTAGCGATGAATTTCATCGGCATTGGGCTGATCCCGGACGGAGGCGGCCATTTCTTCCTGAAAGAACGTGTCGGCGTGCCAAGGGCGAAGCAATTGATTTGGGCAGGCCAAGTACTGAAAGCGCATGATGCCCTCGCCAAAGGATTGATCGAAGAAGTGACGGCGGAAGGCAGAGGCTTGGAACAGGCGGAGAAATACGCGCATGAAGTGCTTGCCTCTCCGGTTGCTGCGATGCTGAAATCGAAAGAAATCCTGCACGGGATGAAGCTTTCGGAGTTAGATGAAGTGCTCGCAGGCGAAGCAGCCGGGCAATCGGCGATGCGCAAAACGGCAGACCATCTCGAAGGCATACAAGCCTTCGTCGAAAAGCGCAAGCCTACTTTTAAAGGAAAATGA
- a CDS encoding YhzD family protein: MRTYKLTAFEKTGELITEETFTAETDDEAKEQGLALLEEKALTEKTHRLASPAGKLLLFHT, from the coding sequence ATGAGAACTTATAAACTGACTGCTTTCGAAAAAACCGGCGAATTGATTACAGAAGAAACTTTCACCGCTGAGACGGACGACGAGGCGAAAGAACAAGGGCTTGCGCTGCTCGAAGAAAAAGCGTTGACTGAAAAAACCCACCGGCTTGCATCTCCAGCCGGCAAACTCCTATTGTTCCATACCTAA
- a CDS encoding ABC transporter ATP-binding protein, whose translation MTLSIRNATKQFGDFTAVDDISLDVAEGQMHGFLGANGAGKTTTFRMALGLLTPTQGEVLWQGRRISYADSPDIGYLPEERGLYPKMKVQDQLVYLARLRRMDKKQAEQGAKDWLERFEVPHYANKKVEELSKGNQQKIQLIASLLHNPKLLILDEPFSGLDPVNVEMLKKAILDFQKQGATIVFSSHRMDHVEELCDDMSILDKGKLVVHGSIREVKRTFGKQNVRIHTDADITALGELPGVEKFTPQRSGGVFRIADEAVGQNLLARALELGPVRQFALEEPSLEEIFIEKVGRAHV comes from the coding sequence ATGACTTTATCGATTAGAAACGCGACAAAGCAATTTGGCGACTTTACAGCTGTAGACGATATCTCCCTGGATGTAGCCGAAGGGCAGATGCACGGCTTTCTTGGCGCGAACGGGGCAGGCAAGACGACGACCTTCCGTATGGCGCTCGGGCTTCTTACGCCGACACAAGGCGAGGTGCTGTGGCAGGGCCGCCGGATCAGTTATGCAGACAGCCCAGACATCGGTTATTTACCGGAAGAGCGCGGCTTGTATCCGAAGATGAAGGTGCAGGACCAGCTCGTCTATTTGGCAAGGCTGCGGCGCATGGATAAAAAACAGGCGGAACAAGGCGCAAAGGATTGGCTGGAGCGCTTTGAAGTACCCCATTATGCCAATAAAAAAGTGGAAGAATTATCGAAAGGCAATCAGCAGAAAATCCAGTTGATCGCGTCTCTCCTACATAACCCAAAACTATTGATTTTGGACGAGCCGTTTTCCGGACTGGATCCCGTCAATGTGGAAATGCTGAAAAAAGCGATACTCGATTTTCAAAAGCAAGGGGCGACCATTGTGTTCTCCAGCCACCGCATGGACCATGTCGAAGAATTATGCGACGACATGAGCATCTTGGACAAAGGAAAGCTCGTCGTCCATGGCTCGATACGGGAAGTGAAGCGCACATTCGGCAAACAGAACGTCCGCATCCACACAGACGCTGATATCACCGCGCTTGGCGAATTGCCAGGTGTCGAGAAATTTACGCCTCAGCGGAGTGGCGGCGTGTTCCGCATTGCCGATGAAGCGGTCGGCCAAAACTTGCTCGCCCGTGCTTTAGAGCTCGGTCCGGTGCGCCAGTTTGCATTGGAAGAGCCGAGCCTCGAAGAGATTTTCATTGAAAAGGTGGGGCGTGCCCATGTATAG